A window of Thermosipho affectus contains these coding sequences:
- the flhB gene encoding flagellar biosynthesis protein FlhB: MGGDFCKVGSSFRKNPAAFSFRIDIQLFADPDKTEKATPRRRQKAREEGQVPVSRELTSGFTFLAAVIGFAFLGRGIILGLESAISFFAQLPSYDTLTINDLGIYTFDAFKGLIVDLIIFVAIVMVTGIFVGSLQTRFLFTFKSLKLDFSKINPISGLKRMFSLRSLFELLKSILKLVIVGYVGFLVVKVNWNKLLLATDTSVLEGALLIWNITFELLIKCGIALFIVSVADYFYSRYEYEKNIRMTKQEVKEEFKEVEGNPEVKRKQREIMMQYSMHRMMQEVPEATVVVTNPTHYAVAIKYEVDEMEIPIVVAKGVDNIAEKIKKIARENNIPVFRNPKLARELYFNVEVGDEIPEKFYRAVAEVLAYVYSLKGD, from the coding sequence ATGGGCGGAGACTTCTGCAAAGTTGGCAGTTCTTTTAGAAAAAACCCTGCAGCATTTTCTTTCAGGATAGATATACAGCTATTTGCCGATCCAGATAAGACGGAAAAGGCAACTCCAAGAAGGCGACAAAAGGCAAGAGAAGAAGGCCAAGTTCCAGTTTCAAGGGAACTTACCTCTGGTTTTACATTCTTGGCGGCGGTGATTGGTTTTGCATTTTTAGGCAGGGGAATTATACTGGGATTAGAATCTGCTATATCCTTTTTTGCACAATTACCCTCCTATGATACGTTGACTATCAACGATTTGGGAATATACACATTTGATGCGTTTAAAGGGTTAATTGTTGATTTGATAATCTTTGTTGCAATAGTAATGGTAACGGGAATTTTTGTTGGAAGTTTACAAACAAGGTTTTTATTTACGTTCAAATCTTTAAAACTTGATTTTTCAAAGATAAATCCCATCAGTGGTTTGAAGAGGATGTTTTCATTGCGTTCGTTATTTGAACTTTTAAAGTCCATTTTAAAGTTGGTTATAGTGGGATATGTAGGATTTTTGGTAGTGAAAGTCAATTGGAATAAGTTGTTGCTTGCAACAGATACGAGTGTTTTAGAGGGCGCGCTACTTATTTGGAATATAACGTTTGAGCTTTTGATAAAGTGTGGTATAGCACTCTTTATTGTATCAGTAGCCGATTATTTTTATTCAAGGTACGAATATGAAAAGAATATAAGAATGACAAAACAAGAGGTTAAAGAGGAATTCAAAGAAGTTGAAGGAAATCCAGAAGTAAAAAGAAAGCAAAGGGAGATTATGATGCAATATTCTATGCATAGAATGATGCAAGAAGTTCCCGAGGCTACTGTGGTGGTCACCAATCCTACACACTATGCTGTTGCTATAAAATATGAAGTAGATGAAATGGAGATACCAATTGTTGTTGCAAAAGGTGTGGATAATATAGCAGAAAAGATAAAAAAAATTGCACGGGAAAATAACATACCTGTCTTTAGAAATCCAAAACTTGCAAGGGAGTTGTATTTTAACGTAGAAGTGGGAGACGAAATTCCAGAGAAATTCTACAGAGCAGTTGCAGAAGTACTAGCATATGTGTACAGCTTAAAAGGAGACTAA
- the fliR gene encoding flagellar biosynthetic protein FliR gives MDLYQFVETQFLNWGMLISRITGIFVISPLLSGRFIPSTVKAFLVLAFSYSLLPQESVIALDTPVLHIVLSLLNNFIVGFAIGLLAYMIFGAFAVAGELLGIESGFGLATSMDPTMEESPIIGQLIFLLAIFVFISLNGHLLIYEAVVDSIKVFPLNLDFLDFGFVKFITSKFIELFFVALKIGLPVIGYMFIVNVLLGILSRLVPQMNVFMVGIPLKSILVFLIFLGMVPLWAETSAKLAVLLEKTLQHFLSG, from the coding sequence ATGGATTTATATCAATTTGTAGAGACTCAATTTTTAAATTGGGGAATGCTAATAAGTAGAATAACTGGGATTTTTGTAATTTCGCCTTTACTGTCAGGAAGGTTTATTCCTTCCACAGTAAAGGCTTTTCTTGTGCTTGCATTTTCATATTCACTGCTTCCACAGGAAAGTGTTATAGCACTAGATACTCCTGTTCTTCATATAGTACTTTCCCTTTTAAATAACTTCATTGTGGGTTTTGCGATTGGATTACTGGCATATATGATTTTTGGAGCATTTGCCGTTGCAGGGGAATTGTTGGGTATAGAGTCTGGTTTTGGGCTTGCTACTTCTATGGATCCAACTATGGAAGAAAGTCCCATAATAGGGCAACTTATATTTCTTCTTGCAATTTTTGTGTTTATCTCTTTAAATGGGCATTTGTTAATATACGAAGCGGTTGTGGACTCTATTAAAGTGTTTCCACTTAACTTGGATTTTTTGGATTTTGGTTTTGTTAAGTTTATAACGTCAAAATTTATAGAATTATTTTTTGTGGCATTAAAGATAGGACTCCCAGTTATAGGCTATATGTTTATAGTAAACGTGCTTTTGGGGATTCTTTCAAGGTTGGTACCGCAAATGAATGTATTTATGGTTGGAATACCACTAAAAAGCATATTGGTTTTTTTAATATTTTTGGGGATGGTGCCGTTATGGGCGGAGACTTCTGCAAAGTTGGCAGTTCTTTTAGAAAAAACCCTGCAGCATTTTCTTTCAGGATAG
- a CDS encoding methyl-accepting chemotaxis protein: protein MSFRVKVVLFAIILVTVPVFLVTYFNIRGVNSQIENLQKDISLYVEKNVISKYESYIDSFKGELLKQSEEYTKRLSETVREQEKKIQKSFNEVYEKALENQVNFTFDTVVNLIKERTEQLLTGAQIAASLKETVNAANDKDLSLTERKSLLFPFIEKFSVEYAALWTIDEKKPKIKSRLYTKYNGKYIVEYAKSVSSGANVSFYKKPPYIRELEENFSSIISAKSVFYRSLIFPYDNFLYSIVIVPVMHPILGNTVNGFVVFVDKMDNKFLDEIKSVSNAEITLYVNGKALITTKVGEDGKRLVGEPLRKLKGNIIEILKDTYFAKVGEFKYLGKKIGEIEVAIPFKAIDTSVELPKPKPFVVPKLEKPNVSINLKIDNSIIVKKTILLVVFVLVISVILIFVITDQLSKALEHSKTVIERLSEGRFESFDGVKVSGEFKVMMDSLKNLSERFKDFAQNLLSNSNRLVSRVDGLEELSNILEKTSREFSSTIEVFSKNTTDILDEFDNLKSTTEGAKQSIENVENTLEELVNDIIDTEERLDDNTKLVKEMDNSITRSLDAMEKFNSYINQTIGQFNRVTGEISKIQNVANQTNLLALNAAIEAARAGEAGKGFAVVADEIMKLSIEINDISKKLVKDMEEYTQNLSGLNKVYEDSKNNFSALSKTKEEFSQGFQIVIERIQKLAGTTKTVSEVLEQAKEVFNEMVYISERSTNTVSEAVNKLAMVNENMSKLEEFSQRLHETVKAIDLVSEQLKSIANWFKIGG, encoded by the coding sequence ATGTCTTTTAGGGTAAAAGTAGTTTTGTTTGCAATAATTTTGGTAACGGTTCCAGTATTCTTGGTTACGTATTTCAATATCAGAGGGGTAAATTCTCAGATCGAAAATTTGCAAAAAGACATATCTTTATACGTTGAAAAAAACGTTATTTCAAAATATGAATCGTACATTGATAGTTTCAAAGGTGAACTTTTGAAACAATCAGAGGAATATACGAAAAGATTAAGTGAAACGGTGAGAGAACAAGAAAAAAAGATACAAAAATCTTTTAATGAAGTTTACGAAAAGGCGCTTGAAAATCAAGTGAATTTCACATTTGATACGGTTGTAAATTTAATAAAGGAAAGGACAGAACAACTTTTAACAGGTGCACAAATTGCGGCATCTTTAAAGGAGACTGTAAATGCCGCAAATGACAAAGATTTGTCGTTAACTGAAAGAAAATCCCTTTTATTTCCCTTTATAGAAAAATTTTCTGTTGAATATGCTGCACTTTGGACAATAGATGAAAAAAAGCCAAAGATTAAAAGTAGATTGTATACAAAATACAATGGAAAATACATAGTAGAATATGCAAAATCCGTTTCATCAGGTGCAAATGTAAGTTTTTACAAAAAACCGCCATACATTAGGGAACTTGAAGAAAATTTTTCAAGTATAATTTCTGCAAAGTCTGTTTTTTATCGTTCTTTGATTTTTCCGTATGATAATTTTTTGTATTCAATTGTCATTGTTCCCGTAATGCACCCCATACTTGGTAACACGGTAAATGGTTTTGTTGTATTTGTTGATAAGATGGACAATAAATTTTTAGATGAAATAAAATCCGTTTCAAATGCAGAGATCACGTTGTATGTAAATGGTAAAGCGCTTATAACCACAAAGGTAGGGGAAGATGGTAAAAGACTTGTAGGAGAGCCTTTAAGAAAGTTAAAAGGTAATATAATTGAAATTTTGAAAGATACCTATTTTGCAAAAGTAGGTGAATTTAAATACCTTGGAAAGAAGATAGGTGAAATAGAAGTTGCTATTCCATTTAAGGCTATTGATACAAGTGTTGAATTGCCAAAACCCAAACCATTTGTTGTTCCAAAACTTGAAAAACCAAATGTTTCGATTAATTTAAAGATTGACAATTCTATTATTGTGAAAAAGACAATTTTATTGGTTGTTTTTGTTCTTGTTATAAGTGTGATTTTGATATTTGTTATAACAGATCAGCTTTCAAAAGCACTTGAACATTCAAAGACGGTTATTGAAAGATTATCCGAGGGAAGATTTGAAAGCTTTGACGGTGTGAAGGTTTCTGGAGAATTTAAAGTTATGATGGACTCTTTAAAAAATCTTTCTGAAAGGTTTAAAGATTTTGCACAAAATCTTCTTTCAAATTCAAATAGGCTTGTTTCTCGTGTAGATGGCTTAGAAGAATTGAGCAATATATTAGAAAAGACCTCCAGGGAGTTTTCAAGTACTATAGAGGTTTTCTCTAAAAATACCACTGATATTTTAGATGAGTTTGATAACCTAAAAAGTACAACAGAAGGTGCAAAACAATCTATAGAAAATGTAGAAAATACATTAGAAGAGTTGGTTAATGATATAATAGATACGGAGGAAAGGCTAGATGATAATACAAAACTTGTAAAGGAAATGGATAACAGTATAACAAGGTCGCTAGATGCCATGGAAAAATTTAACAGTTATATTAACCAAACTATAGGGCAATTTAACAGGGTTACTGGTGAAATATCAAAGATACAAAATGTTGCAAATCAGACAAATTTACTTGCACTTAATGCCGCAATAGAAGCGGCAAGGGCCGGAGAAGCGGGAAAGGGTTTTGCGGTAGTTGCAGATGAGATTATGAAGTTATCTATAGAGATAAACGATATTTCAAAAAAACTTGTAAAGGATATGGAAGAATACACACAAAATCTCAGTGGTTTAAACAAGGTATATGAAGATTCGAAGAATAATTTTTCAGCCCTTTCAAAGACAAAAGAAGAATTTTCTCAAGGTTTCCAAATTGTAATTGAGCGTATCCAAAAACTTGCGGGAACCACAAAGACGGTATCGGAAGTTTTAGAGCAAGCAAAAGAAGTATTTAACGAGATGGTATATATCTCAGAAAGATCTACAAATACGGTTTCAGAAGCGGTGAATAAATTAGCGATGGTTAACGAGAATATGTCAAAATTAGAGGAATTTTCCCAAAGATTACACGAAACAGTTAAAGCTATTGATTTGGTCTCTGAACAATTGAAAAGTATAGCAAATTGGTTTAAAATAGGAGGATAA
- a CDS encoding purine-nucleoside phosphorylase: MKEYIERVNQAVAFLKEHIDSIPQIAIILGSGLHGIADSIENPKKFSYKDIPGFPVSTAPGHKGELIFGKLNGKDVMLMNGRFHYYEGYDMKTVTFPIRVMQLLGVEVLIVTNAAGGMNPEFEIGRPMFITDHINMMGDNPLIGPNVEEWGPRFPDMSNAYDKDLRKRAIEIAQKLNIPFYEGVYVAVSGPNFETPAELKMLRWMGADAVGMSTVPEVIVANHGGLKVLGVSAITDKAVHDDLKPLTAEEVLEVANKTGGMIVRIISELVKEI, from the coding sequence ATGAAAGAATACATTGAAAGAGTAAATCAAGCGGTAGCTTTTTTGAAGGAACACATTGATTCTATACCACAGATTGCCATAATCCTTGGTTCTGGTTTACATGGGATAGCGGATAGTATTGAAAATCCAAAGAAATTTTCGTACAAGGATATTCCAGGTTTTCCAGTATCAACTGCGCCAGGACACAAGGGTGAACTTATATTTGGAAAACTCAATGGTAAAGATGTTATGTTAATGAATGGAAGATTCCATTATTATGAAGGATACGATATGAAGACCGTAACTTTCCCAATAAGGGTTATGCAACTTTTGGGTGTAGAAGTATTGATAGTAACAAATGCGGCGGGTGGAATGAATCCAGAATTTGAGATTGGAAGACCTATGTTTATTACCGATCACATAAACATGATGGGAGATAATCCGTTGATTGGTCCTAACGTAGAAGAATGGGGGCCAAGATTTCCAGATATGTCAAATGCATACGATAAAGATTTGAGAAAAAGGGCTATTGAAATTGCACAAAAACTTAATATACCATTCTATGAAGGTGTATATGTTGCAGTATCGGGACCAAATTTTGAGACTCCCGCTGAATTAAAGATGTTAAGATGGATGGGTGCAGATGCCGTAGGTATGTCAACTGTTCCAGAAGTTATTGTTGCAAATCACGGCGGTTTAAAGGTTCTTGGTGTATCCGCTATTACAGATAAAGCGGTACATGATGATTTAAAACCACTTACAGCAGAAGAAGTATTAGAAGTTGCAAATAAAACAGGAGGAATGATTGTAAGAATAATTTCTGAACTTGTTAAAGAAATTTAA
- the pduL gene encoding phosphate propanoyltransferase — protein MNLKQPGIVAGVSNRHVHLSREDVEVLFGKDYKLTPIKDLGQPGQFACQETVIIVGPKGAIEKVRVLGPERKETQVEISLTDAFKIGVRPPVRDSGDLEGTPGIVIVGPKGSVIKEKGVIIAKRHIHMHTSDAEKYGVKDKDIVKVLVEKEGRRLIFDDVLIRVSEKYALEFHVDTDEANAALLKTGDLVYIIEE, from the coding sequence ATGAATTTAAAACAACCTGGAATTGTAGCAGGTGTTAGTAACAGACATGTGCACCTTTCAAGGGAAGATGTGGAAGTACTCTTTGGTAAAGATTACAAACTTACACCTATTAAAGACCTAGGTCAACCCGGCCAATTTGCATGTCAAGAAACGGTAATTATTGTAGGACCAAAAGGTGCAATTGAGAAGGTAAGAGTACTTGGCCCCGAAAGAAAAGAAACACAAGTTGAAATTTCCCTTACAGATGCGTTTAAAATAGGAGTTAGACCACCTGTAAGAGATTCGGGAGATTTAGAAGGAACTCCAGGAATAGTTATAGTGGGACCAAAAGGTAGTGTTATAAAAGAAAAAGGGGTAATAATTGCAAAAAGACACATACACATGCACACAAGTGATGCTGAAAAATACGGTGTAAAAGATAAAGATATTGTAAAAGTGTTAGTCGAAAAAGAAGGAAGAAGATTAATTTTTGATGATGTGCTTATAAGGGTTAGTGAGAAATACGCTTTGGAATTTCACGTGGATACAGATGAAGCAAATGCGGCACTTTTAAAAACAGGAGATTTAGTCTATATAATAGAGGAATAA
- the yqeH gene encoding ribosome biogenesis GTPase YqeH, which yields MKCRGCGVELQFKDPKKPGYIPEHVLLEEKEPLCQRCYKMIHYGKLSVPVEEEIFLDKLDEILKDFKKVIYVVDITDFEGTFRKEIMKKLNRKEVYFAVTKFDLLPKSLSSIEAQEWLKNKFGCSSERIFLLSSKNKFGLRKFEKFLRSLREDILILGVTNVGKSSLLSHFTEAKPTISPFPGTTLGIIKRKVFDVNLFDTPGILTNDRVTDLLSVECQAKILNTKSFTRKTFKIDESRAVLVSAFCKIEVEFKTEKKPIFQIFAPEKVTFHETKKEKADELMKKRAGDLLIPPCKKQDIDENFVTHIFEVDEEKEVVIAGLGFLNIKRGPFTIKVTIPEKIKVVVRDRLLKPKRGGIK from the coding sequence ATGAAGTGTAGAGGTTGTGGAGTTGAATTGCAATTTAAAGATCCAAAAAAACCTGGATATATACCAGAACATGTGCTGTTGGAAGAAAAAGAACCGCTCTGCCAGCGCTGTTATAAAATGATCCATTATGGAAAGTTGAGTGTACCGGTTGAAGAGGAGATATTTTTGGATAAATTAGATGAAATTTTAAAGGATTTTAAAAAGGTAATATACGTTGTTGATATAACGGATTTTGAAGGTACTTTTCGAAAGGAAATAATGAAAAAATTAAACAGAAAAGAAGTATATTTTGCCGTTACAAAGTTTGACCTTTTGCCAAAATCACTTTCATCTATTGAAGCTCAAGAATGGTTAAAAAACAAGTTTGGTTGCTCTTCTGAGCGTATATTTTTGTTAAGTAGTAAAAATAAATTTGGGTTGAGAAAGTTTGAAAAATTTTTAAGAAGTCTAAGGGAAGATATCTTAATTTTGGGTGTTACAAATGTTGGAAAGTCATCGTTACTTTCGCATTTTACAGAAGCAAAACCAACTATTTCCCCATTTCCGGGTACGACTTTGGGGATAATAAAAAGAAAAGTCTTTGATGTAAATTTATTTGACACACCTGGAATATTAACAAACGATAGAGTAACAGATTTACTTTCTGTAGAATGTCAGGCAAAAATTTTAAATACAAAGTCTTTTACAAGAAAAACCTTTAAAATAGACGAAAGTAGAGCAGTGTTGGTAAGTGCATTTTGTAAAATAGAGGTGGAATTTAAAACGGAAAAAAAGCCTATTTTCCAGATTTTCGCACCTGAGAAGGTAACTTTTCATGAAACAAAGAAAGAAAAGGCAGATGAGTTAATGAAAAAGAGGGCAGGGGATCTTCTAATTCCGCCGTGTAAAAAGCAAGATATAGATGAAAATTTTGTAACACACATATTTGAAGTAGATGAGGAGAAAGAGGTAGTAATAGCTGGTTTGGGCTTTTTAAACATTAAAAGAGGACCATTTACAATAAAAGTTACAATTCCAGAAAAAATTAAGGTAGTTGTTAGGGATAGATTGCTTAAGCCGAAAAGAGGAGGGATAAAATGA